The stretch of DNA ACCAGAGAAAAAAGCTGCAGACAAAGGCCGCTGCTGGTGTTACTGACGATGACTGTGGGTCACTCTCCCAAAGAGTTGGACACGATGAAACCAATACTTTTTCATGCAGAGCATGCTCTTTTAAAGGCGACTCCATGTTGAGCATCATGCGCCACTGTCGCATTGTTCACCCCTGGTTTGTAAAAGATGATGGCTCAGTCCCAAAGGTCATTACCAGTAAGAAACTTGCTGCCAGCAGCCATGTTACAGATGAGCATGACACAACAGCCTCTTTTGACACCTATCAGGTCCCACTGGAGTTTGAAACTCTGTCTGTTTCCTCTCAGGAAGCAACCAAAACTGTAAAGTGCCCACATTGTGCTGCAGAGTTCACAAGCCAGCGTGGTCTCAATACTCACTGTGGCCTCAAACACCAAGACACAGTGGTGAGAAACACAATGCAAGTGCACATCTTCAAGTGTCCTTACTGTACCTATGTCAACACCATCCATCATGGGGTCCTGACCCACTGTCAGATGAGACATCCAACCTCCGAGTCCCGGTCCAACAGTGTCCACGTGGACAAAGTTTACTTCAGCAGCTGGGAGAACTGTAATGGAAAATCTCTAGGCGACAGTGCGAGGTTTAAAGGCTACATGTGTAAACGCTGCCCGCTGATCTGTGCGACGCCAGAAAAGCTGAAGAAACACATGAAGAGCAAACAGTGTGTGGCCCTCACCAATTCACACAAAGCTACTGTTCAACTTTCTGCTGCAAGACAATTCCCACCTTCTGCTGCCCTCAGGTAcgtgtcaaaaacgtcatttcTGGCCAAGAAGAAATATTCCAAGGTGAATTGTCAGCACTGTGACTACACCTGCAGCACAAAGATTGCACTGAGTCGTCACCTGCATGTTCACCACAGGGAGGAGCGTGTGTTTCTGTGCGCCCTGTGCTCCTGCTCCTACAACAGCAAGAAGCAACTGGGAAGCCATTACACCAAGTCACACGGGAGGGATGCTTTTCCGGTGCACAAACAGGTCACAGAACCAACGCTCAAATTTACAGGCTGTCCTTTGACTCAGCAAATGCAACACACCTCTAAGGCTGCAATGATGGACAATAGTAAAATCTCAGTTTACAAGTGTCCGCGCTGTCCATACGTACACACCAGCTACCATGGGACACTGACTCACTGCCAGATGAAGCATCCAACACTCATCGCTCGAGCCGATGCACTGACCACGGAGGAGGTCCTGGTGAGCAACATGGTGAAGTGTACGACGGGAAAAGGTTCAATGGGAAGACGAGGCTACATGTGTCGCAAATGTCCGCAAATTCACGCATCACTGCCCAAACTGAAAAGTCACAATCATAAGCATCACAGTTTGCACACAACCACTAAACCTTCAGCCCGGAACAAGACGAAAATATCGCCTCAGCGGGGCGCCACAGAGTCTGAAGCTGCATCAGCTGACCTCAGGCACCAACATGCCGCTCCACTGTCATGCAATGTGAAGGAAATGCTCTACAAGTGTCACATGTGTGGCTACACCGGACTGTGTCGCAAATACCTGCAGAGTCATTACAGAAACAAGCACAAGCTGGATGCAGTGAGCACGTCCAAACTGCTAGAGAagtacaacaaatacaaattcCAGCTGCCCAAGGCGTCCTGTGATAACAGAGCGCTGGTCAAATGTAAGGTGTGTCCAGACATGGCGTTTGACTCCACTCAGCTGCTCGTCACTCACTACAGCACATTTCACGACTGGAAACTTGACTTTAGGGTCGTGTCACGTACCTCGAAGAGGAGCACAGGTGTGTACAGGTGCTGTCACTGCAGGAAACGCATCAACGGAATCAGGAAGTTGTGTTTGCATCTGGATCGCCACAGAgtctggaagaagaagaaagcagcTGTTGTCATGAAGACGGCAACACTAGAGATCACGTCCAGTGAAGTAAGTTGATTCCTTTCATGTGATCAATCAATCAGGTGATGGTGTGTTTGTCAACTTTTAAGACTGATGTGTTTACTGTTCAGGTTAATGAGGAGAGCGATGCGCCTGTGTTCCAGTCGGTGACACCAATGAAATCCTTTACTCTTACTACGCAAACCTGTCCTCGTCGAGAGCTGCCAGATCCAGAGCTGCCAGAGTCAGAGCTGCCAGATCCAGAGCTGCCAGAGTCAGAGCTACCAGAGTCAGAGCTGCCAGAGTCAGAGTGTGATGCaccagaacacaaacacacgtgtggaCAGTGTGGACGTTCCTTCATGTCTCTGAAAGGTCTGCGTTCACACGAACGCAGCCATGCTGCTGTGGCTGCCATCCAGAAACTGGACCATGTGACTTTGTCGGCCCTGAAGCAAAAGTAAGAACACAGTtcaaatttcatatttttttatatagtttgtATAAAACATTACATGTCAATTCCTGACTTTATCAAGATTTATCAGGGAAAATTATTAGTTTTGAACAGAACATTGATTGTGTTTTAAGCTTTCCCTGTTTTTAAAGGATGCAATACATAGACAGAGCTGACTGGGCTGTGAGTGCCCCCTGCTGCAGAGAACTGGCCTGAGACAGTCTCGGTGAAAACATGAATGGCAGCTGGCACGTAAGGAAAGCAGATTTTGTTCGCTAAACAAAAGACTCGGCCAGTAAAATCTTATTCAGCTCACATTCcaacagtttcctgttggaaaagttggtctaacagtgacacaaagacaTGTGGACTTAAACTGATGGAGATTTTATTATGTAGAGTCTTTTGTTGAGTGaatcaaatctgtttttccttgtgtaccTTGTGTACCTTGTGCGCCTTTGTGCCTTGTGTCCCTTGCATCTGGCAGACGTGAGAATGAGCCTCTATGTCCGTCTGGTTCTTAGCAGCAgagggcgctcacagcacattGGGTGTATGTTTGTAATTCACTTCATAATAGTGACCTAACCCTGTGATGTTTGTGGTGTTCTTATCTCTTCAGTGTAAACGAGTATGTTGTCTTTAAATGTGGGACGCTGCGACCATTCCTCTGCAGCTTGTGCTCGTATCGAACGACAGTGTTGGGTCTTTGGAGAAGTCACTTTCTGAAGAAACATCTCGGTGAGTGGTGAcacccattattattattattattattattattattattattgttacacaAAAACATCACCCCGTTGTAGGGCCGAGTGATTCATGGATAGtaaatgaatttgaatgaataTGTTGGTCACGCACACCTGccctgtgattgtgtgtgtgtcatttgtaGCCTTTTGTGTAAAAGTGCTCTGTTCACCTTTTTTAGCATCAGATGACTCATCAGATATTATTTCACTAATTCCTAGATTACATGGGTGACTACCATATGATTCAAAGGTGATTTTCACTCTAATAAATGCGTTGTTTTTTCAGGTGGAGataaaaattcaacattttccaGATGAATTTACTCTGACATAGTAACATATATCTTGATTCTGACAATTCTGTAATAATGTCACATGTCTtagcttttctttcttcatatgtatatatgtatacatatctgtatgtgtgtatatatatatatatatatatacacaggtgCAGATCATATAATTAGAATATCATCAAAAAGTTGATTTATGTCAGTACTTCCATTCAAAAAGTGAAACTTGGATATTATATACATTAATTACACACAGACTGATATATTTCAAGTGTTTATTGCTTTTAATTTTGATGATTATAACTGACAACTAATGAAAATCCCAAATTCAGTATCTCAGAAAATTAGAATATTGTGAAAAGGTTCAATATTGAAGACACCTGGTGCCACACTCTAATCAGCTAATTAACTCAAAACACCTGTCAGTCTAGTTCTGTAGGCTACACAATCATGGGGAAGACTGCTGACTTGACAGTTGTCCATAAGGCGACCATTGACACCTTGCACAAGGAGGGCAAGACACAAAAGGTCATTGCTGAAGAGGCTGGCTGTTCACAGAGCTCTGTGACCAAGCATATTAATAGAGAGGCGAAGGGAAGGAAAAGATGTAGTAGAAAAAAGTGTACAAGCAATAGGGATAACTGCACACTGGATAGGATTGTGAACCAAACCCCATTCAATAATGTGGCGGAGATTCACAAAGCGTGGACTGCAGCTGGAGTCAGTGCTTCAAGAACCACCACACACAGACGTATGCAAGACATGAGTTTCAGCTGTCACGTCCCTTGTGTCAAGCCACTCTTGAACAAGAGACAGTGTCAGAAGCATCTCGCCTGGGCTAAAGACAAAAAGGACTGGACTGCTGCTGAGTGGTCCAAAGTTATGTTCTCTGATGAATGTAAATTTTGCATTTCCTTTGGAAATCAAGGTCccagagggttagggttagcctaaccctaaccctagggttagggttaaatcAAGGTCCCAGAGtctggaggaagagaggagaggcacAGAATTCACGTTGCTTGAAGTCCAGTGTATGTTTCCACAGTCAGTGTGGTTTGGGATGCCATGTCATCTGCTGGtgttggtccactgtgttttctgAGGTCTAGGGTCAATGCAGACGTCTACCAGGAAGTTTTAGAGCACTTCATGCTTCCTGCTGCTGACCAACTTTATGGAGATGCAGATTTCATTTTCCAGCAGGACTTGGCACCTGCACACAGTGCCAAAGCTACCAGTACCCGGTTTAATTGGCCAGAAAACTCGCCTGACCTTAAAATGTATGGGGTACTGTGAAGAGGAAGATGTGATAGGCCAGACCCAACAATTCAGAAAAGCTGAAGGCCACTATCAGAACAACCTGGGCTCTCATAACACCTGAGCAGTGCCACAGACTGATCGACTCCATGCCACATTGCTGCAGTAATTCAGGCAAAAGGAGCCCCAACTAAGTATTGAGTGCTGTACATGCTCATACTTTCCATGTTCATACTTTTCAGTTGgccaactttttaaaaaaaaaatttgtattGGTCTTAATTAATATTCAAATTTTCTGAGATACTGAATTTGGGATTTTCATTAGTTGTCAGTAAtaatcattaaaattaaaagaaataaacatttgaaatatatcagtctgtgtgtaatgaatgaatataatatacaagTTTCACTTTTTGAATGGAAGTACTGACATAAATCAACTTTTTGATGATATTCTAATTATATGACCTGCacctgtatatgtatgtgtgtgtgtgtatatatatatatatatacatatgtgtgtgtatatacagtggtATGCAAAAGTTTGGGCACCCCTGTAAATTTTCATGATTTTCCCTTATAAATCATtggttgtttggataagaaatttcagttaaatatatcatatatgttatatgttcatttatttaaacaacatTAGGCATGTGCATAAGTTTAGGcaccacaaaagaaaaattaactCAATATTTTGTGCATCCTCCTTTTGCAGAAATAACAGCCTCTAAACGCTTCCTATAGCTTCCAATTAGAATCGGGATTCTGGCGGAAGGTATTTTGGACCATTCTTCTTTACAAAACATCTCCAGTTAAGTCAGGTTTGATGGTTTCCGAGCGTTTCCTTTTTGTTGGAATGCTGTGTTCTTTTTCCGCCATGCATAACGCCCCTTGTTTTACCCAAATAACTCTATTTTAGTTTCATCAGTCCACAGCACTTTATTCCAAAATGAAGCTGGCTTGTCCAAATGTGCTTTAGCATACCTCAAGCGACTCTGTTTGTGGCGGGTACAGAGAAAAGGCTTTTTCTGCATTACTCTTCCATACAGCATCTCCTTGTGTAAAGTGTGCTGAATAGTTGAACGATGCACCGTGACACCATCTGCAGCAAGATGATTTTGTAGGTCTTTGGAGCTGGTCTGTGGGTTGACTGTGACTGTTCTCACCATCCTTCGCCTCTGCTTATCTGAGATTTTTCTTGGTCTGCCACGTCGGGCCTTAACTAGAACTGTGCCTGTGGTCTTCCATTTCCTCACAATGTTCCTTACAGTTGAAACTGAGAGCTTAAATCTCTGAGATAGCTTTCTGTATCCTTCCCCTAAACCATGTCGTTGTTTTCAGGTCATTTAAGAGTTGTTTTGAGGCTCCCATGTTGCCACTCTTCAGAGAAGATGCAAAGAGGAGAAACACTTACAATTGGCCTCCTTAAATACCCTTTCTCATGATTGGATTCACCTGTGTATGGAGGTCAAGGGTCACTGAGGTTACCAAACCAATTTCGAGTTCCAATAATTAGTGCTAAAGGTattgaaatcaataaaatgacaaGGGTGCCTAAATTTATGCACATGCCTAATGTTGTTTAAATAATTCTTGCACACTTTCTGTAAATCATATAAACTTTATTTCACTTCTCAAAtatcactgtgtttgtctcctatatgatatatttaactgacatttcttatccaaacaaccaATGATTTATAAAGGAAAATCATGAAAATTTACAGGGGTGCCCAAACTTTTGCATACcattgtatatgtgtatacacacgcacacacacacacatatatgtatttttatatatatttatatatatatatatatatatatatatatatgtatacacatatgtatatatgtgtatatatatatatatatgtgtgtgtacacgtgtgtgtgtgtatgtatatgttgctgctgatgtttctgctgctgatgtttctgTGGATGTTTCTGATGATTCTCCTTCTGCTGATGTTTCTGTGGATGTTTCTGCTGCAGATGTTTCTGATTATTCTCCTGCTGCAGATGTTTCTGTGGATGTTTCTGATGATTCTCCTTCTGCTGATGTTTCTGTGGATGTTTCTGCTGCAGATGTTTCTGATTATTCTCCTGCTGCAGATGTTTCTGTGGATGTTTCTGATGATTCTCCTTCTGCTGATGTTTCTGTGGATGTTTCTGCTGCAGATGTTTCTGATTATTCTCCTGCTGCAGATGTTTCTGTGGATGTTTCTGACgatgtttctgctgctgatgtttctgACACTCAGACGTTATCGTGGACGTTGTGGCGGCAGACGACCATAAGGAGGAGCCGACTGACCAGGATCCTGATATTTCAGAGGAAAATGAGGACGAACCTGAAGCAGAGGATGATTGTGACACTGAAAGTAACGTCATTTTAGAAACCAGTTTATGTTACTGTCTTAACTTTGGTTGCCATAACAACAGTGTATTGTTGTGTTGGGACAGAGTCTCTGTACCTGGAGCCTCCAGATGTTCAGCGGCAGCTGGACCACTACAGTGCAGTCGCACAGACGGCCGACGCCTGTAAAGGGAATGTGACTGTGAACAATCTGCTGCATTGCGAGTTCTGTAACTTCAACACGGGTCACATGTCGAGTGTTCGCCGTCATTACTTAAACCGCCACGGGAAGAAGATCCTTCGCTGTAAGGACTGTGATTTCTTCACAGGTTTCAGGTTGgttacactgacacacacaagaCCTTTCATCAAGTTGACCTTTGTCTTTTTCCCTGTTTCAATAATAACTAACTCCACACAACCAAGGAAAGTTTTCCCACAGTTACTGTTTGTACCAGAAAAAGTCTTAAAgacaagtgacacacacacacacacacacactgtttctgGTCTCCTCAGAAAAAACCTGGAGGTTCACATGGAGAGTGGTCACATGACTCGCCGCTCAGAGTCCTCACTGCTGCGTTGTCCATTTTGTCTTTACCAAACCAACAAGAAGAATCACATGATTGACCATGTTGATCTGCACCGTGGTAAGATGCTgcaccccccccaccaccaccttttAGGCTCCACCCACTCTGTCACCTGTGATTTGATTGTGCTTCCTGTTTGACTGAGCAGACGAGCGCGTGGTTGCCGTTGAGGTGCGACGTCCAAAGCTGTCACGTTACCTTCAGGGCGTGGTCTTCCGCTGTCACAGATGCACTTTCAGCTGTGGCAACGGCGACAGTCTGCAAGCGCACATGAAGAGACACGATGATGTCAGACCCTACAGGTGTCGACTGTGCTACTATGACTGCACTCTGCTCAGCCACCTGGAGGCGCACCTGTGCCACAAGCACCAGGTGAAAGTCCAacccttttttatttgtttaaattgtcTTTACATcataataaacataaatgtcaataataaagataagatagtcctttatttgtattagactttatcatttatttttgtaagaTTTGTCCTTTGATTTATgacttggagacagtggcactctCTAAAAGACAGGAGACGGGGCTATAGATAGGGAGTCACCAGGATGGACGGGATTAGACCTGATCAACACAACTTtgaaatatttgtttgtgttcgGATGTGTAACTGACACGGTTGTTGTCCATGAgtttgaagaaaacacacagcgcccccctgtggTAGGAGTGTTGTGACAATCACCTTATTTTGTGTTAGATGTgtgaatttattattataataataataataataaaaaagttcaCTGTTAATTTCATTGTTAACATTTTTTCCACTGTTAGGCGCTGTCACTGTGATATACCATAATAATTAGATACAACTAAGATATTAAATATGAGAGGAAACACTGTCCCTAGTCTGTGAAATAGAtgaatattaaataattaaaaaaaattcagtttatcttcttttttttcagattgtgAGGAATCATGAGCTTGTGGGTCAGGTGATGTTGGATCAGTTGGAGGCGGGGGTTAGCAGgtcagatgaggaggaggagtcattATCAAACAAAGTCACGGTTCCTTCAGACACCGATGACCCCGTGACCTCAGCAGGAATCAAGAAGATAAAGGACATTTATGTCAAACATGAACAACGTGTATCGTCTCCTGACACAGAACAAGTACATGGTGGGAATGTTGCAGATGCCCAGTGTGATGAAAGAGAGACAAGTGGTGAGGACTGCAGCGTGTTCCCTCTGCAGACagagggggcagcagagagcaGTGAGGAGGCCACAGATGTGTACAGAGAAATGCCTGTGCTGGAGAACGAGCTCCTGAAGGAGGCGCCACTTCCTCTGCAACAATTCAAAGAAGACGAGGAGAAAGATGAAGGGATCATTGAAGACGACAAGAACCACACACAGGGGGACGGAGATGACAATTCAGATCATTCACGTCTTCACACATGTAAGGATCACATTTCAGGTCTTTAaagtgtgtacatgtttgtaaagcactcacacacacagactgctgcctccatcactaggttctaatattttcagtgtttgaaatccttcagtgacacaaagtgaccacacgaggcagcagaggaccagcagctaacaTCTGTTCAGTGTGCacactcaaataaaaacatatttacgtATTGATGACCTCATCACtaacatctgctgctgctcttttctTACAGGTGCAAAAAACCTGGAGGCTTTAATTTGTGCCTTGTGTGGACGGAAGCTGACGAGCAGCAGAGAACTGAAGCGTCACGTGATGAGACACGGAATCTGACGAGCAGCAGAGAACTGAAGCGTCACGTGATGAGACACGGAGGCTGACGAGCAGCAGAGAACTGAAGCGTCACGTGATGAAACACGGAGGCTGACGAGCAGCAGAGAACTGAAGTGTCACGTGATGAGACACGGAGGCTGACGAGCAGCAGAGAACTGAAGCGTCACGTGATGAGACACGGAGGCTGACGAGCAGCAGAGAACTGAAGCGTCACGTGATGAGACACGGAGGCTGACGAGCAGCAGAGAACTGAAGCGTCACGTGATGAGACACGGAAGCTGACGATCAGCAGAGAACTGAAGCTTCACGTGATGAGACACGGAGGCTGACGATCAGCAGAGAACTGAAGCTTCACGTGATGAGACACAGAATCTGAGCTCAATATTGTttacaaatatatttttaaatgttttctagTGAAACCTTTTTATAAGTagaatttaaagaaataaagttgCTCATGTT from Solea solea chromosome 8, fSolSol10.1, whole genome shotgun sequence encodes:
- the LOC131464094 gene encoding zinc finger protein 462-like isoform X1 translates to MMHSPADAEDPALYFCKYCTGIFQSQASIYGHLRQVHHISDETEVSDADSQQTHTHSSSFSCQCCDFKAHHCDSLKKHEKQCHKKSKDQTVMGKNIVPEMQQRNMGAVISTSSTSSVTVSKNLKKYKVPSQTQSVSKFFSPASESEVKTSVTLAESSENSKGTLILQESPSSLNSNGVFKVTAKSIIDIDKPPSSHRFLLNDDLFTTELRSATPNDHFEETAPGKSSGKRSSSESPENCTTKKAKSHKDEPDPVVYKLPTPSGTDFLFEMSEDEEENKASVVDGDTNIYQCKHCDYSDDDIGRTAAHYQSYHPYVRHNAIYVQDSRDRSATFRCLECPVEFSSEADLKRHYREEHSEAPEVFTMRSHLLVLKCFVCPLTTDEVNILKEHYKEKHPEHNLNNSLLFCRYSATSRVKTGANEYDTKRSEEISPKNTKTQHEEIRMSPLPLSPMPRGADEVLYHCYNCTFHHKSAVAVHVHYQKNHPGEAVTIDKIKQSSHHISQMRPGPSVREVENFTPQKTVVESSTKDKAVLSQQKVLMSLMKLKHTLVISKTSESSRSEGVTSALEENVKKKEKPLLKSDQPLSTGTNASVSSSADKVFYCQVCSYSNTNIKSVVAHHNTKHVMYGPTGMEEVLWYNTKMQKKKLQRDTEASGTSPSKSVMRQQLTACTEKKEVLNPYECAENLFYCQNCNFGNPTLKGVLNHQIIVHKHINTSRKHVIKYTTVIRKQIQKSKSESKEPSSGLPLPLMSKGDEDQLFCHLCNYRHKTMSNVMTHYFKRHPGFVMNAVQIKEYSITLVSQMQTAQPKEANPASCQDTGNKKNMKTLGKGSSVSTVRAEVPQKSIQCYRCTFSCQQVYLLRRHMWNIHRSNRSAIDLLRTCFRKGMIESGYHCDTCMFSDTDSAVVHKHYQEQHANRKLTLDNITARLYVGPDQRKKLQTKAAAGVTDDDCGSLSQRVGHDETNTFSCRACSFKGDSMLSIMRHCRIVHPWFVKDDGSVPKVITSKKLAASSHVTDEHDTTASFDTYQVPLEFETLSVSSQEATKTVKCPHCAAEFTSQRGLNTHCGLKHQDTVVRNTMQVHIFKCPYCTYVNTIHHGVLTHCQMRHPTSESRSNSVHVDKVYFSSWENCNGKSLGDSARFKGYMCKRCPLICATPEKLKKHMKSKQCVALTNSHKATVQLSAARQFPPSAALRYVSKTSFLAKKKYSKVNCQHCDYTCSTKIALSRHLHVHHREERVFLCALCSCSYNSKKQLGSHYTKSHGRDAFPVHKQVTEPTLKFTGCPLTQQMQHTSKAAMMDNSKISVYKCPRCPYVHTSYHGTLTHCQMKHPTLIARADALTTEEVLVSNMVKCTTGKGSMGRRGYMCRKCPQIHASLPKLKSHNHKHHSLHTTTKPSARNKTKISPQRGATESEAASADLRHQHAAPLSCNVKEMLYKCHMCGYTGLCRKYLQSHYRNKHKLDAVSTSKLLEKYNKYKFQLPKASCDNRALVKCKVCPDMAFDSTQLLVTHYSTFHDWKLDFRVVSRTSKRSTGVYRCCHCRKRINGIRKLCLHLDRHRVWKKKKAAVVMKTATLEITSSEVNEESDAPVFQSVTPMKSFTLTTQTCPRRELPDPELPESELPDPELPESELPESELPESECDAPEHKHTCGQCGRSFMSLKGLRSHERSHAAVAAIQKLDHVTLSALKQNVNEYVVFKCGTLRPFLCSLCSYRTTVLGLWRSHFLKKHLDVIVDVVAADDHKEEPTDQDPDISEENEDEPEAEDDCDTEKSLYLEPPDVQRQLDHYSAVAQTADACKGNVTVNNLLHCEFCNFNTGHMSSVRRHYLNRHGKKILRCKDCDFFTGFRKNLEVHMESGHMTRRSESSLLRCPFCLYQTNKKNHMIDHVDLHRDERVVAVEVRRPKLSRYLQGVVFRCHRCTFSCGNGDSLQAHMKRHDDVRPYRCRLCYYDCTLLSHLEAHLCHKHQIVRNHELVGQVMLDQLEAGVSRSDEEEESLSNKVTVPSDTDDPVTSAGIKKIKDIYVKHEQRVSSPDTEQVHGGNVADAQCDERETSGEDCSVFPLQTEGAAESSEEATDVYREMPVLENELLKEAPLPLQQFKEDEEKDEGIIEDDKNHTQGDGDDNSDHSRLHTCAKNLEALICALCGRKLTSSRELKRHVMRHGI
- the LOC131464094 gene encoding zinc finger protein 462-like isoform X2, whose amino-acid sequence is MSPLPLSPMPRGADEVLYHCYNCTFHHKSAVAVHVHYQKNHPGEAVTIDKIKQSSHHISQMRPGPSVREVENFTPQKTVVESSTKDKAVLSQQKVLMSLMKLKHTLVISKTSESSRSEGVTSALEENVKKKEKPLLKSDQPLSTGTNASVSSSADKVFYCQVCSYSNTNIKSVVAHHNTKHVMYGPTGMEEVLWYNTKMQKKKLQRDTEASGTSPSKSVMRQQLTACTEKKEVLNPYECAENLFYCQNCNFGNPTLKGVLNHQIIVHKHINTSRKHVIKYTTVIRKQIQKSKSESKEPSSGLPLPLMSKGDEDQLFCHLCNYRHKTMSNVMTHYFKRHPGFVMNAVQIKEYSITLVSQMQTAQPKEANPASCQDTGNKKNMKTLGKGSSVSTVRAEVPQKSIQCYRCTFSCQQVYLLRRHMWNIHRSNRSAIDLLRTCFRKGMIESGYHCDTCMFSDTDSAVVHKHYQEQHANRKLTLDNITARLYVGPDQRKKLQTKAAAGVTDDDCGSLSQRVGHDETNTFSCRACSFKGDSMLSIMRHCRIVHPWFVKDDGSVPKVITSKKLAASSHVTDEHDTTASFDTYQVPLEFETLSVSSQEATKTVKCPHCAAEFTSQRGLNTHCGLKHQDTVVRNTMQVHIFKCPYCTYVNTIHHGVLTHCQMRHPTSESRSNSVHVDKVYFSSWENCNGKSLGDSARFKGYMCKRCPLICATPEKLKKHMKSKQCVALTNSHKATVQLSAARQFPPSAALRYVSKTSFLAKKKYSKVNCQHCDYTCSTKIALSRHLHVHHREERVFLCALCSCSYNSKKQLGSHYTKSHGRDAFPVHKQVTEPTLKFTGCPLTQQMQHTSKAAMMDNSKISVYKCPRCPYVHTSYHGTLTHCQMKHPTLIARADALTTEEVLVSNMVKCTTGKGSMGRRGYMCRKCPQIHASLPKLKSHNHKHHSLHTTTKPSARNKTKISPQRGATESEAASADLRHQHAAPLSCNVKEMLYKCHMCGYTGLCRKYLQSHYRNKHKLDAVSTSKLLEKYNKYKFQLPKASCDNRALVKCKVCPDMAFDSTQLLVTHYSTFHDWKLDFRVVSRTSKRSTGVYRCCHCRKRINGIRKLCLHLDRHRVWKKKKAAVVMKTATLEITSSEVNEESDAPVFQSVTPMKSFTLTTQTCPRRELPDPELPESELPDPELPESELPESELPESECDAPEHKHTCGQCGRSFMSLKGLRSHERSHAAVAAIQKLDHVTLSALKQNVNEYVVFKCGTLRPFLCSLCSYRTTVLGLWRSHFLKKHLDVIVDVVAADDHKEEPTDQDPDISEENEDEPEAEDDCDTEKSLYLEPPDVQRQLDHYSAVAQTADACKGNVTVNNLLHCEFCNFNTGHMSSVRRHYLNRHGKKILRCKDCDFFTGFRKNLEVHMESGHMTRRSESSLLRCPFCLYQTNKKNHMIDHVDLHRDERVVAVEVRRPKLSRYLQGVVFRCHRCTFSCGNGDSLQAHMKRHDDVRPYRCRLCYYDCTLLSHLEAHLCHKHQIVRNHELVGQVMLDQLEAGVSRSDEEEESLSNKVTVPSDTDDPVTSAGIKKIKDIYVKHEQRVSSPDTEQVHGGNVADAQCDERETSGEDCSVFPLQTEGAAESSEEATDVYREMPVLENELLKEAPLPLQQFKEDEEKDEGIIEDDKNHTQGDGDDNSDHSRLHTCAKNLEALICALCGRKLTSSRELKRHVMRHGI